The following is a genomic window from bacterium.
CACCGCAACCTATCACACCAACTTTTATTTTTCCCATACCTCCTCCTATATTTTCCCCTCGTCTTTTAGCATTTTCATAATCCTATTTGCGTATTCATTTTGAGGGTCAAGGTTTAAGACTTTATTTAAATACTCAACTCCTTGGTTTATATCTTCTGTGTATATAAAATGTATTGAAGCTATACCACACAAAACATCAATGTCGTAAGGGTTGAACCACTCTTGCCACCTGTAATGGTAGAGTGCTTTTTTATATTCCTCTTTTCTCAAGTAGAGAGTCCCAAGGTTGGCATCAAGTTTTGCAAAATGAGGAAATATTTTATCATTTATTTCTGTATATACCTTTATAGCATCATCAAGATACCCTGTTTCACCGTAAACATAAGCAAGTTTGTATCTTGAAACATAGTTGTTCGGATTTAAAGAAGATACAACAAGATAGTTTTTTATTGCTTCTTCATCTCTTCTTTCCTCTTTTGCCCAAATACCTCTTTTAAGGTATACCTCAGGAAGCACTCGATAGAAGGAAGTGAATACCACCATTATAACAGATAATAACAAAATAGTATACCATAAAACTTTTGAAATATCAATATCTGTTTCTTCTTGTTTAGCCATATTTGAAACTAAACCTATAAGAAACCAGAAATACATTGAGGTTGAAGGGTTTCGCAAGTTTGTTGAAAATATATTATCAAGAATAACAGAAGCAATTGCTCCAACAATCCCAAAAGATAATATTTTTTGAAAATCATCTTTCTTTGCTTCCTTAGTTAAACTGTAAAATATTATTGCAAGGAGCGTAAGGAACAAAATAAGCCCAATAATACCAATCTCAGACCATAAATGGAGATATTCGTTATGGGCGTGGGTTGTGGTAGGGGTAGACTCTGATTGAAGAAAATACTCTTTTATTCTGAAGCGTGGGTAGAAAAAAACAAAATTTCCCAGCCCCCAACCAAAAATAGGTCTTGCTTTTATCATTTGCCAAGTACCTTTCCATAAGAATAACCTAACGTTGGTCAAGTACCAGGTTTTAATAACTGGAAATAGAAAAAGAAGACTTATCAACAAAATAATATAACCGCCCCATTTTTTTATAAAATTTCCTTTTCTGTTTAGGAGAAACATAACAGTTGAAAGACCAAATAATGTTGCAAAAATAGCAGAACGGGAACGAGTAAGTATTAAAGCAAGTAATAAGATAAGAAAAAAAAGAGTGTATAATAACCTTTTTTCTATATTGTTTTCTTTTAAAAAAATATGTGAGAAAGATATGCTAATAAGCATCATAAGATGGCCAGCAAAAAAGTTTGGATTACCAAAAGTTGAAACAGGGTACCTTAAACTGCTAAAAAACTGAAAAATTGCAAGTATTGAAGCACTCACACCTGCAAGTATCCATATATTAAACCAGTTTTTTTCTATCTTACAGTTTGTAGCACATAAGAAAATAGTAAAATATAGCAGGTATTCTTCAAGTTGTTTTGATGCTCCGTGTTTGAAGGGGCTTGTATATGCAGAGATAACTGTCCACAGAAAAAAAAGTAGAAAAGGAGTAAATATATATTTGTTGAAACTAAACCTTTTGTTTTGAGTAATAAAAATAACCACAAGAAAAATAGAGAAGAGAAAACCAGTTATGTTTTTAACAATAGTGTAGTCATAAGCAGGTGGGTATTTAATTAAAACGCCGAGAAAAAATAGTATGAAACCTGAAATAGTATAGTATTTGTTTATCTCATCAGGTTTATAGGATATGATT
Proteins encoded in this region:
- a CDS encoding O-antigen ligase family protein, with protein sequence MKIISYKPDEINKYYTISGFILFFLGVLIKYPPAYDYTIVKNITGFLFSIFLVVIFITQNKRFSFNKYIFTPFLLFFLWTVISAYTSPFKHGASKQLEEYLLYFTIFLCATNCKIEKNWFNIWILAGVSASILAIFQFFSSLRYPVSTFGNPNFFAGHLMMLISISFSHIFLKENNIEKRLLYTLFFLILLLALILTRSRSAIFATLFGLSTVMFLLNRKGNFIKKWGGYIILLISLLFLFPVIKTWYLTNVRLFLWKGTWQMIKARPIFGWGLGNFVFFYPRFRIKEYFLQSESTPTTTHAHNEYLHLWSEIGIIGLILFLTLLAIIFYSLTKEAKKDDFQKILSFGIVGAIASVILDNIFSTNLRNPSTSMYFWFLIGLVSNMAKQEETDIDISKVLWYTILLLSVIMVVFTSFYRVLPEVYLKRGIWAKEERRDEEAIKNYLVVSSLNPNNYVSRYKLAYVYGETGYLDDAIKVYTEINDKIFPHFAKLDANLGTLYLRKEEYKKALYHYRWQEWFNPYDIDVLCGIASIHFIYTEDINQGVEYLNKVLNLDPQNEYANRIMKMLKDEGKI